One part of the Diadema setosum chromosome 22, eeDiaSeto1, whole genome shotgun sequence genome encodes these proteins:
- the LOC140245372 gene encoding uncharacterized protein: MSFRRQVQVMILPNVTPPDHLNISYNGGTYRVFVSTDSVRCFECGELGHVSRACKKVANQDPIGKGKSDPKHPPKKSVNQHPDPTTAPPKTPTHGAGPSNANHDPTPTESPRPQKENSPTRQLNDTAPPPDDSNRSPHRDAPSCSSVWGSPPRPVRLFSDVVSKRKQDPPTSAVETSQLTVLESRTPPRKLMKKASSPTSSNPTPTPTKSSNPASSGLPTPGRATPTLSTPVTPSPATPTLTSNPPSPIPPSPASVQDSSITDAAMWEDAQTSDDESVDWASSFPSSQGPLSDKQLIHFLKVVKSRKKPLEIARKFTPNIPGLVRQLRPLRNSPLFKKSTQQRISKLINKLDDCM, translated from the coding sequence ATGTCTTTCAGACGCCAAGTCCAAGTCATGATTCTGCCCAATGTAACACCACCTGACCATCTGAACATAAGCTACAATGGGGGGACCTACCGTGTCTTCGTGTCTACTGACTCTGTAAGGTGCTTTGAATGCGGCGAGCTTGGTCACGTGAGCCGGGCGTGCAAGAAAGTCGCAAATCAGGACCCCATCGGGAAAGGGAAATCGGACCCCAAACACCCCCCGAAAAAATCAGTAAACCAGCACCCCGACCCCACCACTGCCCCTCCAAAAACCCCTACCCACGGTGCTGGCCCATCAAATGCCAACCATGACCCCACCCCTACTGAATCGCCCCGCCCCCAAAAAGAAAACTCCCCTACCCGCCAACTAAACGACACTGCCCCGCCCCCCGATGACAGTAACAGATCCCCTCACCGTGACGCCCCCTCATGTTCATCAGTCTGGGGCTCACCACCTAGACCGGTTAGGCTGTTTTCTGACGTTGTATCCAAAAGGAAACAAGACCCACCAACTTCAGCTGTGGAAACATCCCAGCTCACTGTACTTGAATCTCGAACCCCTCCACGCAAACTCATGAAAAAAGCCTCCTCTCCAACAAGTTCAAACCCCACTCCCACCCCCACAAAATCCTCCAACCCCGCCTCCTCGGGACTCCCTACCCCCGGGCGGGCGACACCAACACTTTCCACCCCCGTGACCCCAAGTCCAGCTACTCCCACACTAACGTCAAACCCACCCTCCCCAATCCCTCCCTCCCCTGCCTCTGTTCAGGATAGCAGCATCACCGATGCAGCTATGTGGGAAGATGCACAGACATCCGATGACGAATCCGTTGATTGGGCATCATCCTTCCCCTCGAGCCAAGGACCCCTCTCTGACAAACAACTTATtcactttctgaaagtggttaagTCCCGCAAAAAACCCCTCGAAATAGCCAGGAAGTTCACCCCAAACATCCCTGGACTTGTTCGTCAACTAAGACCACTCAGAAACAGTCCGCTCTTTAAAAAGAGCACACAGCAGCGAATAAGTAAATTAATCAACAAACTAGACgattgtatgtaa